The following are encoded together in the Oryzias melastigma strain HK-1 linkage group LG17, ASM292280v2, whole genome shotgun sequence genome:
- the LOC112147756 gene encoding NAD-dependent protein deacylase sirtuin-5, mitochondrial, whose amino-acid sequence MLLKNRAMLSLGLRMCSTHVTTGTAVESARPSSDMSEFRSVFSKAKHIAIITGAGVSAESGVPTFRGEHEKWRKWVSQDLATPEAFSRNPSRVWEFYHYRRELVLDKKPSAVHLAIAECEARLKKQGRTVVVITQCIDDLHRQAGSKHVLKVHGSLMETRCMSCGQVTVNKRSPICAALKGKGAPGSNVADAQIPVDKLPRCEERDCHGLLRPNVVFFGETLDSHILTKVEKEIEICDLCLVVGTSSIVYPAAMFGPRVASRGVPVAEFNMSTTPKTEYFTYHFQGRCGTTLPLALAQHESEDF is encoded by the exons ATGCTTCTCAAAAATCGCGCCATGCTCTCACTCGGCCTTCGAATGTGCTCCACCCACGTCACGACAGGAACGGCGGTCGAGTCAGCAAGACCCAGTTCAG ACATGTCTGAGTTCCGCAGCGTCTTTTCCAAAGCCAAGCACATAGCAATCATCACAGGTGCAGGCGTGAGCGCCGAGAGCGGCGTGCCGACTTTCAGGGGGGAGCACGAGAAATGGAGGAAGTGGGTGTCTCAG GACCTCGCCACTCCAGAAGCCTTCTCCCGCAACCCGTCTCGAGTCTGGGAGTTTTATCACTACCGGAGGGAGCTGGTGTTGGACAAGAAGCCCAGCGCCGTCCATTTGGCCATAGCCGAGTGCGAGGCGCGGCTGAAGAAGCAGGGCCGTACCGTGGTCGTGATCACGCAGTGCATCGATGACCTGCACCGACAGGCCGGCTCCAAGCACGTGCTGAAGGTTCACG GAAGTCTGATGGAGACGCGCTGCATGAGCTGTGGTCAAGTGACGGTCAACAAGCGGAGCCCCATATGTGCCGCCTTAAAGGGCAAAGG AGCACCGGGCTCAAATGTTGCTGATGCGCAGATTCCTGTGGACAAACTGCCCAG GTGTGAAGAAAGAGACTGCCATGGTCTGCTGAGGCCAAACGTGGTGTTCTTTGGTGAGACTCTGGACTCCCACATCCTGACCAAAGtggaaaaagaaatagaaatctGCGATCTTTGTCTTGTG GTGGGCACATCTTCCATCGTATATCCCGCCGCCATGTTTGGCCCCCGGGTGGCGTCCAGAGGCGTTCCAGTGGCGGAGTTTAACATGAGCACAACACCGAAAACGGAGTACTTCAC GTATCATTTCCAGGGTCGGTGTGGAACCACGCTGCCTCTCGCTTTAGCGCAGCACGAGTCCGAGGATTTTTAA